A portion of the Sphingobacterium spiritivorum genome contains these proteins:
- a CDS encoding SusC/RagA family TonB-linked outer membrane protein, which produces MNHIYKWLALLWLISMSVITFAQQKVTVKGTVKDTQGLALAGVTVSVKGTNVATSTTAEGNYQILVNPNDVLIYKYVGQNAVEESVNGRVQINVTLSGSESVIDEVVVVGYGTQSKAKLLGSVSTVDSKQIENRPVTNVSTALSGLASGVQVKQSTGRPGSDGANIRIRGVGTMNNSSALVVIDGIVGTMDAVNPNDIESISILKDASSASIYGTRSANGVILITTKKGKANQKTQLSYSGIMSRTTPMGSPKFVSDYATHMELMNEGTFNSGVAAKYAQSTIDLWRKANADPNGVLAPSGLPNHIAYPNTDWTDWIYSQNWIQSHNISAVGGSETTTYAISGRLFDNPGIMKNTGAKKYELRTNISTKIGDMITVGTNTFASIENRDKAAVPTLYNFLRQSTPGVYPMYDGKFGGAVASEESVQLNNLLQYLYDPRGMDKVSNFNSTLFANVNLMKGLTFETKLNYQTRFREETANSMPSDKYSFATNSIVFPGNTTANLTLSQSFNKDYTVNIDNVLRYQTAIDKHNIGALIGHNEFEFKYYTFSATKKGVIDPTITNIGTGNEMSDITGNEYAYGMRSFFGRLNYDYDGRYLVEFNLRRDGSSKFGKDRQYGTFPSVGLGWNVSREPFMARVEPYFQNIKLRGSWGKLGNDRNNADPNLENYFPAKAFYGNTQYSFGGTQVGALELSRFGNSLLGWEETENKEVGLEFSTFKNKAYVELSYYNKLTSGILIPEQLPLTTGTTGAPIVNSASMKNSGIELNVMWKDKIGEVRYNIGGNIAYNKSSVEKLKGQLVRGWSEVNGVNTYTSNIGNVSNAVGTNQRNLEGHLFQEYFLRKRYSGDGSYYNGDGSVNVTGGPRDGMIRTEDDYKWAQAMQAAGYKFAPVNVLGKSQLYYGDFIYADLNGDKVYGDVNDQDFTNTSNIPKYVYGISLGFEYKGFDLQMIWAGEGKLQYYWNDEGYNNNIVRDGNAISQRIAEDHYFYDPANPSDSRTNINGKFARLKYNGEAINNAANDFYLYDADYIKLRNLQIGYTFNNKLTERLRIRNLRVYFSGENLLMFTKFPGADPEIGAGANYPTMKQYAFGLNFGF; this is translated from the coding sequence ATGAATCACATTTACAAATGGCTCGCCCTATTGTGGCTGATCAGTATGTCTGTTATTACATTTGCGCAGCAAAAAGTAACAGTCAAAGGAACGGTAAAAGATACCCAGGGTCTCGCTTTGGCAGGAGTGACTGTATCTGTAAAAGGTACAAATGTGGCTACATCAACTACCGCTGAAGGGAATTACCAGATCCTGGTAAACCCAAATGATGTCCTGATCTATAAGTATGTAGGACAAAATGCAGTGGAAGAATCTGTTAACGGACGTGTCCAAATCAACGTAACGCTATCTGGGTCGGAATCTGTCATAGATGAAGTCGTCGTCGTAGGTTACGGGACACAATCTAAAGCAAAGCTCTTAGGATCTGTAAGTACGGTAGATTCCAAACAGATCGAAAACAGACCTGTGACGAATGTATCTACCGCTTTGAGCGGTCTGGCTTCTGGTGTGCAAGTGAAACAAAGTACCGGCCGCCCGGGGAGTGACGGTGCTAATATCCGGATCAGAGGGGTAGGAACGATGAATAACTCCAGCGCACTTGTCGTTATTGACGGTATTGTCGGAACAATGGATGCGGTGAATCCAAATGATATCGAAAGTATCTCTATACTGAAAGATGCTTCATCTGCTTCTATATATGGAACACGTTCTGCCAATGGAGTAATCCTGATCACAACTAAAAAAGGTAAAGCAAATCAGAAAACGCAGCTTAGCTACTCCGGTATCATGTCCAGAACAACTCCTATGGGTAGCCCGAAATTTGTGTCAGATTATGCAACGCATATGGAGCTGATGAATGAGGGAACTTTTAACTCAGGGGTAGCAGCTAAATATGCTCAATCTACTATTGATCTATGGAGAAAAGCTAATGCCGATCCCAATGGTGTATTGGCTCCTTCCGGATTGCCGAATCATATTGCTTATCCTAATACAGACTGGACAGATTGGATTTATAGTCAAAACTGGATTCAGAGTCATAATATTTCCGCTGTAGGAGGTTCCGAGACGACGACATATGCTATTTCAGGAAGGCTCTTTGATAATCCCGGTATTATGAAGAATACGGGTGCAAAGAAATATGAACTGAGAACAAATATCAGTACGAAGATCGGTGATATGATAACTGTGGGAACGAATACGTTCGCTTCTATAGAAAACAGAGATAAAGCTGCAGTACCTACACTTTATAATTTTCTGAGACAATCAACACCGGGTGTATACCCGATGTATGATGGCAAATTCGGAGGTGCAGTAGCGAGTGAAGAGTCTGTGCAGTTGAATAACCTTTTACAATATCTGTACGATCCGCGGGGGATGGATAAAGTTTCCAACTTTAACTCCACTCTGTTTGCAAATGTAAACCTGATGAAAGGATTAACGTTTGAAACAAAGCTAAACTATCAAACCCGTTTCCGTGAAGAAACAGCGAACAGTATGCCTTCGGACAAATATAGTTTTGCGACCAATTCAATTGTTTTTCCGGGTAATACAACAGCTAACCTGACTTTATCACAATCTTTTAATAAGGACTATACTGTCAATATTGATAATGTATTGCGTTATCAAACGGCTATTGATAAACATAATATCGGAGCATTGATCGGACATAATGAATTTGAATTCAAGTACTATACATTCTCTGCTACTAAAAAGGGAGTGATAGATCCTACTATTACAAATATTGGTACGGGTAATGAAATGTCTGATATTACCGGAAATGAGTATGCATATGGAATGCGTTCATTTTTCGGAAGACTTAATTATGATTATGACGGACGGTATCTGGTTGAATTTAATCTGAGACGTGATGGCTCTTCCAAATTTGGGAAAGACAGACAATACGGTACATTCCCGTCAGTTGGTCTGGGATGGAATGTTTCCAGAGAACCTTTTATGGCAAGAGTTGAACCCTATTTTCAGAATATTAAATTAAGAGGTTCATGGGGTAAGCTGGGTAATGACCGGAATAATGCAGATCCTAATCTTGAAAACTACTTTCCTGCAAAAGCTTTCTACGGCAATACGCAATATTCCTTCGGAGGAACGCAGGTCGGAGCTTTGGAGCTTAGCCGTTTCGGTAACTCATTGTTAGGTTGGGAAGAGACAGAAAATAAAGAAGTAGGTCTGGAGTTTTCTACATTTAAAAATAAAGCATATGTAGAATTGAGTTACTACAACAAACTGACTTCCGGAATCCTCATTCCTGAACAATTGCCACTGACAACAGGTACGACCGGAGCTCCGATCGTGAATTCGGCATCTATGAAAAATTCAGGTATAGAACTGAATGTTATGTGGAAAGATAAGATTGGCGAAGTACGGTACAATATCGGTGGTAATATCGCCTACAATAAAAGTTCTGTCGAGAAATTAAAGGGACAATTAGTAAGAGGATGGTCGGAGGTGAATGGTGTAAATACATATACATCAAATATCGGGAATGTCTCTAATGCTGTCGGAACAAACCAACGCAATCTGGAGGGGCATCTTTTCCAGGAGTATTTCTTAAGAAAAAGATATAGTGGAGACGGAAGTTATTATAATGGAGACGGATCAGTAAATGTGACTGGTGGTCCCCGCGACGGAATGATCCGTACAGAAGACGATTACAAATGGGCACAGGCGATGCAGGCCGCAGGATACAAATTTGCTCCGGTCAATGTATTAGGGAAATCACAATTATACTATGGTGATTTTATCTATGCGGATCTGAATGGAGATAAGGTATATGGTGATGTAAATGATCAGGATTTTACAAACACATCTAATATTCCGAAGTATGTATATGGTATAAGTCTTGGTTTTGAATACAAAGGTTTTGATCTGCAGATGATATGGGCCGGAGAAGGGAAATTGCAGTATTACTGGAATGATGAAGGATACAATAACAATATTGTCCGGGACGGGAATGCTATTTCACAGCGTATTGCTGAAGATCATTATTTCTACGATCCTGCCAATCCCTCGGATTCCAGAACTAACATCAACGGAAAATTTGCCAGATTGAAATATAATGGTGAAGCGATAAATAACGCTGCAAATGATTTCTATCTATATGATGCCGATTACATCAAGCTTCGCAATCTGCAGATCGGATACACCTTTAACAATAAACTTACGGAGCGTTTGCGTATCCGGAATCTGAGAGTTTATTTTTCAGGAGAAAACCTGCTGATGTTTACCAAATTCCCGGGAGCTGACCCTGAGATAGGTGCAGGAGCCAATTATCCTACAATGAAGCAATATGCTTTTGGTCTAAACTTTGGATTTTAA
- a CDS encoding glycoside hydrolase family 95-like protein, with translation MILMDNDLHMQDPLLAKWKDVASNLIDFQKDQHGFRIARDIPYATSHRHYSHLMMIYPFYEINWDQQENRSLIQNSIDHWQSMNTALQGYSYTGLASMKAMMGDGDAARNAVRTLLKKYVKANTLYAETGPVIETPLSAMASIQEMCVQYWNGQVRVFPAIPDDWQDVSFENFRTDGAFLLSAVRKQGENKTLTIRSEKGGKIQVRPNLSGKISWKKKGKVNLIQESDAVYEFEMEAQAEVQLLADE, from the coding sequence TTGATTTTAATGGATAATGATCTGCATATGCAAGATCCGCTTCTTGCAAAATGGAAAGATGTGGCTTCAAATTTAATTGATTTTCAAAAAGATCAACATGGATTTAGGATAGCCAGAGATATACCTTATGCGACTTCCCACAGACACTATTCACATCTGATGATGATCTATCCGTTTTATGAGATCAATTGGGATCAACAGGAAAACAGATCTCTGATCCAGAATTCTATTGATCACTGGCAAAGTATGAATACGGCATTACAGGGATATTCCTATACCGGATTAGCTTCTATGAAAGCCATGATGGGAGATGGTGATGCCGCCAGAAATGCAGTAAGAACACTGTTGAAAAAATATGTCAAAGCCAATACATTGTATGCAGAGACGGGGCCTGTTATCGAAACTCCGTTATCAGCCATGGCCAGCATACAGGAAATGTGTGTCCAGTACTGGAACGGGCAGGTGAGAGTATTTCCGGCGATACCAGATGACTGGCAAGATGTTTCCTTCGAAAATTTCCGGACGGATGGTGCATTTCTTTTATCTGCTGTGCGGAAACAGGGCGAGAATAAGACGCTTACTATCCGTAGTGAAAAGGGAGGGAAAATACAGGTCAGACCTAATCTTTCCGGCAAAATAAGCTGGAAGAAAAAAGGTAAGGTGAATCTGATTCAAGAATCTGATGCCGTCTATGAATTTGAAATGGAGGCACAGGCAGAGGTACAATTGCTCGCAGACGAATAG
- a CDS encoding glycoside hydrolase family 88 protein, translating to MNLKSTHLSPLFLFVTLALAFSVNAQQRKAPTLQLTEAFVNEQLQDAAKQIKFLESNIKESDIPTTYKDGKYVNWGSGWWCSGFYPGTALYLYEGTQDKALLDIGLSKLKYLEKEKNNKTTHDLGFMLFCSFGNALRLTGDSAKYKEILSTGAESLASRFNPVTKTIRSWDGKQWSYPVIIDNMMNLEFLSQVSKITGNPKYLTIAETHANTTLKNHFRKDYSSYHVVDYNKESGEVIAKKTAQGAFDESAWARGQAWALYGYTMMYRETKDKSYLNQARHIAKFYLTHPNLPADLVPYWDFDQNKLPADSKYIPYKDLRDVSTAAIVASALLELSTYTKAKESRNYIAKSEKMIQSLSEAPYKAAYKDNGGYILKHSVGSIPHNTEIDVPLTYADYYYIEALIRYDRLLKGMPVIKE from the coding sequence ATGAATTTAAAATCAACGCACTTATCCCCTTTATTTTTATTTGTAACACTCGCTCTGGCGTTTTCAGTTAACGCACAACAACGAAAAGCTCCTACACTTCAATTAACAGAAGCTTTTGTTAATGAACAGCTGCAGGATGCGGCTAAACAGATCAAATTTTTAGAATCGAATATTAAAGAATCAGATATTCCTACAACATATAAAGACGGTAAATATGTGAACTGGGGTTCCGGATGGTGGTGTTCCGGATTTTATCCCGGTACAGCACTTTACCTCTATGAAGGAACACAGGACAAAGCTTTATTAGACATCGGTTTGTCAAAGCTCAAGTATCTGGAGAAAGAAAAGAATAACAAAACCACACATGATCTTGGTTTTATGTTGTTCTGTAGTTTTGGTAATGCATTGCGACTTACAGGTGATTCTGCAAAATACAAAGAGATACTGTCTACCGGAGCGGAGTCTTTGGCAAGTCGTTTTAATCCTGTAACAAAGACCATCCGTTCATGGGATGGTAAGCAGTGGTCATATCCTGTCATTATTGATAATATGATGAACCTGGAGTTTTTATCACAGGTTTCAAAAATAACGGGCAATCCTAAATATTTAACCATTGCGGAGACCCACGCCAATACCACCTTGAAAAACCATTTCAGAAAAGATTACAGCTCCTACCACGTGGTAGACTATAATAAGGAAAGCGGTGAAGTTATTGCCAAGAAAACAGCTCAGGGCGCTTTTGATGAATCGGCATGGGCTAGAGGACAGGCCTGGGCATTATATGGATATACCATGATGTATCGGGAGACAAAAGATAAAAGTTATCTAAATCAGGCACGTCATATCGCAAAATTTTATTTGACTCATCCCAATCTTCCGGCAGATCTTGTACCTTACTGGGATTTTGATCAGAATAAATTACCGGCTGATAGTAAATATATTCCTTATAAAGATCTGAGAGATGTATCCACAGCGGCAATAGTTGCTTCAGCACTATTAGAACTGAGTACATACACCAAAGCAAAAGAAAGCCGTAATTATATTGCAAAATCCGAAAAAATGATTCAAAGTCTTTCAGAAGCACCTTACAAAGCAGCGTATAAAGATAATGGCGGATATATCCTGAAGCACAGTGTTGGTTCAATTCCGCATAATACAGAAATTGATGTCCCTTTGACTTATGCAGACTATTATTACATAGAAGCATTGATCCGTTACGACCGGTTATTAAAAGGAATGCCTGTCATAAAAGAATAA
- a CDS encoding glycosyl hydrolase family 95 catalytic domain-containing protein yields MRNLYSLLFLIVGLTHNIEAQQTSVYQPKVQLAKLGQTIYEGVFTGNGLLGTMTYLIKDSVVRIDLGRTDVYDHRKDKDNLLIHKARLPVGHLELLLEDARITASQGEINLTNADAAAVISTSKGNLRIKSLTLSQQNIIIIEVDDKDFTGKYKLFWKGELAISPRTFFVKGTAEEYDLNPAGKETIQGDLTVYNQPLLAGGGYAVVYKTKQIPNGKYIVASIGYSQSSDTYIKEAIQLVEGWNPKNQKAIQMHRQWWQNYFAQSRLQIPDAEMQQFYQMQLYKLACATRSDKPAIDLQGPWTAPTPWPAYWHNLNIQLTYSPVYTANHLDISESLLGMINKNVANLSKNVPLPYRSDAAAIGRSSSPDMLSPVPLRLEDKTDIPAIAQAELGNLTWMLYYYYQHYRYSMDTKTGNTLFPILKRSVNYYLHLLEKNEDGKYHIGVKTILRNILTGMDMIPIMIWLFCVGGCMH; encoded by the coding sequence ATGAGAAATCTATATAGTTTACTATTCTTGATCGTTGGTTTGACCCATAATATTGAAGCACAGCAAACTTCCGTATACCAGCCAAAGGTTCAGCTGGCAAAACTGGGACAGACCATTTACGAAGGAGTTTTTACTGGAAACGGTTTGCTCGGAACGATGACATATCTTATAAAGGATAGTGTCGTACGGATCGATCTGGGGCGAACGGATGTGTATGATCACCGGAAGGATAAAGACAATCTGCTGATCCATAAAGCCCGTCTCCCTGTTGGTCATCTGGAATTGCTGCTGGAAGATGCCCGCATCACAGCGAGTCAGGGAGAGATCAACCTTACTAATGCGGATGCAGCAGCTGTGATAAGCACCAGTAAGGGAAATCTTCGGATTAAATCGCTGACATTGTCTCAGCAAAATATAATCATCATTGAAGTGGATGATAAGGACTTTACAGGTAAATACAAACTATTCTGGAAAGGAGAGCTAGCAATCAGTCCACGAACTTTTTTTGTAAAAGGTACAGCCGAAGAATATGATCTTAATCCCGCAGGAAAAGAAACAATACAGGGAGATTTAACGGTCTACAATCAGCCATTACTAGCAGGAGGAGGCTATGCCGTAGTTTATAAAACGAAGCAGATACCAAATGGTAAATATATTGTAGCAAGTATCGGGTATAGCCAATCTTCTGACACCTATATAAAAGAAGCAATACAACTTGTTGAAGGATGGAACCCTAAAAATCAAAAGGCGATACAAATGCATCGGCAATGGTGGCAAAACTATTTTGCACAATCCCGTTTACAGATTCCGGATGCCGAGATGCAGCAATTCTACCAGATGCAGTTGTATAAATTAGCGTGTGCTACCCGTAGTGATAAACCGGCGATTGATCTGCAAGGACCATGGACAGCTCCTACTCCGTGGCCGGCCTATTGGCACAATCTAAATATTCAATTGACTTATTCGCCTGTATATACAGCCAATCATCTGGATATTTCAGAATCCTTGCTCGGTATGATCAATAAAAATGTAGCGAATCTGTCAAAGAATGTGCCTTTGCCTTATAGAAGTGATGCTGCAGCTATCGGAAGATCATCCTCACCCGATATGTTAAGCCCGGTTCCGTTAAGATTAGAGGACAAAACAGATATTCCGGCAATAGCACAGGCCGAGCTTGGTAACCTGACCTGGATGCTGTATTATTATTACCAGCATTACAGGTACAGTATGGATACCAAAACAGGAAATACCCTGTTTCCGATTCTTAAGCGTTCTGTCAATTATTATTTACACCTTTTAGAGAAAAATGAAGACGGGAAATATCACATAGGAGTGAAAACTATTCTCCGGAATATCCTAACGGGTATGGATATGATACCAATTATGATCTGGCTATTTTGCGTTGGGGGCTGCATGCATTGA
- a CDS encoding DUF2264 domain-containing protein has product MKRRSLLQLLGGIGVGAMIPTVSVKADRSVLNIAKEGLNDREYWVSLLDKMAAPILDNISKQQLRKSMPMEVSPIFDSRDPGVGYLEAFGRLMSGLAPWLALPADNSSEGKLREKRKKQALLGIQYGMDPNSPDYFTWNTKSSQPLVDAAYLVQSFMRAPKALWEPLPDSTKANVIKELKGLRRIKPNESNWLLFAAMTETFLYKIGEECVREKIDYAIHKFDQDWYVGDGWYSDGASFSFDHYNGYVIHSMLVDVLRENIPADKKYQTLYERAYKRMQRYAHHLDRMISPDGYFVVVGRSSTYRNAAFQPLAQLILEQKLPEDLTYGQLRASLTAVKRHVFVEGTFSPKGWLTMGLVGNRQNNLADYYTNAGSMYMASLSFLPLGLPADHEFWTTPAQEWTSQKAWKGEPFPKDYHVTY; this is encoded by the coding sequence ATGAAAAGAAGATCATTATTGCAGTTGCTTGGGGGTATAGGGGTTGGAGCAATGATTCCGACAGTGTCCGTAAAGGCAGACAGATCAGTATTGAACATCGCTAAGGAAGGATTAAATGACCGGGAGTACTGGGTTTCCCTGCTGGATAAGATGGCAGCCCCGATACTGGATAATATCAGTAAACAGCAGTTGCGTAAAAGCATGCCTATGGAAGTGAGTCCCATTTTTGATTCACGGGATCCGGGTGTAGGTTATCTGGAGGCTTTTGGCCGGCTGATGTCCGGTCTGGCTCCGTGGCTGGCACTTCCGGCAGATAACTCATCAGAAGGAAAACTTAGAGAGAAAAGAAAAAAACAAGCTTTATTAGGTATTCAATATGGGATGGATCCAAATTCTCCGGATTATTTCACATGGAACACCAAGTCTTCACAGCCGCTGGTGGATGCAGCATATCTTGTACAGTCTTTCATGCGTGCACCTAAAGCCTTGTGGGAACCTTTGCCAGACAGTACAAAGGCAAATGTGATTAAAGAGCTGAAAGGCTTAAGACGTATAAAACCAAATGAAAGCAACTGGTTGCTGTTTGCTGCGATGACGGAAACATTTTTATATAAAATAGGTGAAGAATGTGTCCGTGAAAAGATCGATTATGCCATTCATAAATTTGATCAGGATTGGTATGTCGGTGACGGATGGTATAGTGACGGAGCATCCTTTAGTTTTGATCATTACAATGGTTATGTTATACATTCCATGTTAGTGGATGTGCTGCGGGAAAATATTCCTGCAGATAAAAAATATCAGACCTTATATGAACGGGCTTATAAACGAATGCAGCGGTATGCCCATCATCTCGATCGAATGATCTCCCCGGATGGTTATTTTGTAGTTGTAGGACGTTCATCAACGTATAGGAATGCAGCTTTTCAACCCTTGGCTCAGCTTATCTTAGAGCAAAAATTGCCTGAAGATCTCACTTATGGTCAACTGAGAGCTTCCCTGACGGCTGTTAAGAGGCATGTTTTTGTCGAAGGAACTTTCTCTCCAAAGGGCTGGTTAACAATGGGGCTGGTAGGAAACAGGCAAAACAATCTGGCAGATTACTATACTAATGCAGGTAGTATGTATATGGCTTCCTTATCTTTCCTGCCGCTGGGATTACCTGCCGATCATGAATTCTGGACAACCCCTGCACAGGAGTGGACTTCCCAGAAGGCCTGGAAAGGTGAACCATTCCCTAAGGATTATCATGTTACATATTAA
- a CDS encoding RagB/SusD family nutrient uptake outer membrane protein, which translates to MKSIRKFEMLKNHLFNKRNKWSIIIAFGLLSTATGCKKDLLDATSNTQVPEDKMWTTDNFTDLGVNGVYQALRQGISTGGTNHRELYQYDRLSNTLIPRDADPLLNATANPSTALFGDVWRELYEGVHRANDAIYGITNISPSAAEKKAKLLAEVKFLRAFHYYRLNQLYRGVPIYDTPISYNEATKPRNTEQEVWTFILKDLTDCINEPNLPAKFPAGSSNFGRITKSAAYALRGKVYMYLQDWDKAIADFQAVKDAGHKLFADYKTLFTAVNEKSDEMIFSIQNIAVNGYGSTTQFYFGSRSAFGSNWDSYLVSPDFVDLYENKDGSKFNWDDIIAGYNVMDPAKREIYFVRNNVQQVATANNKPAKYNDLVAKGLDFGQYLNNGNEERLKNAYANRDPRLSANIILPYSTFVGMNGSANQTFTSRWPHIEQLNNVFDLRTDIESQFYYLPRKFVYEGGAPPIPNRTSGDIDYPVIRYADVLLLWAEALNEKGETGTAADKVNEVRARAGVGLLNSSAATTVAGKDDLRVRIQNERRRELFAEGVIYFDELRWKTLKTQVFASKSGNKQPWGAVVNPYTYLGDQLLVWPIPETERQRNTALTQNNGW; encoded by the coding sequence ATGAAATCGATAAGGAAATTTGAAATGTTGAAAAATCATTTATTTAATAAACGTAATAAATGGAGTATAATAATCGCATTCGGATTATTAAGTACTGCTACAGGTTGTAAGAAAGATCTGTTGGATGCAACATCCAACACGCAAGTCCCGGAAGATAAAATGTGGACTACAGATAATTTTACGGATCTAGGTGTCAATGGTGTGTATCAGGCGTTGAGACAAGGAATCAGTACCGGAGGGACGAATCACAGAGAACTGTATCAATATGACAGGTTATCAAATACACTTATTCCCCGAGATGCTGATCCGCTATTGAATGCAACCGCCAATCCGTCTACTGCGCTATTCGGAGATGTGTGGAGAGAGTTGTATGAAGGAGTCCACCGGGCAAATGATGCGATATATGGAATAACTAATATATCTCCGTCAGCTGCTGAGAAAAAGGCAAAGCTACTGGCCGAAGTAAAATTTTTAAGAGCATTTCATTATTACAGATTGAATCAGTTATATCGTGGAGTGCCTATATATGATACACCGATAAGCTATAATGAAGCGACCAAACCAAGGAATACGGAGCAGGAAGTCTGGACTTTTATTCTGAAAGATCTGACGGATTGTATTAATGAGCCTAATCTGCCGGCTAAATTCCCCGCAGGAAGCAGTAATTTCGGCCGTATCACAAAATCTGCCGCTTATGCATTACGCGGTAAAGTGTATATGTATCTGCAGGACTGGGATAAAGCAATTGCCGATTTTCAGGCAGTCAAGGATGCCGGCCATAAGCTGTTTGCAGATTACAAAACATTGTTTACTGCTGTCAATGAGAAATCTGACGAGATGATTTTCTCTATTCAGAATATTGCTGTAAACGGATATGGTTCCACGACTCAGTTTTATTTCGGCTCCCGCTCTGCTTTCGGTTCCAACTGGGACAGTTATCTGGTGAGTCCTGATTTTGTGGATCTGTACGAGAATAAGGATGGCAGTAAATTCAACTGGGATGATATTATCGCGGGCTACAACGTAATGGATCCTGCAAAACGTGAAATTTACTTCGTGCGTAATAATGTTCAGCAAGTTGCAACAGCGAATAACAAACCTGCCAAGTATAATGATTTGGTCGCAAAGGGATTAGATTTTGGTCAGTATTTGAATAACGGAAATGAGGAGAGACTGAAAAATGCATATGCCAATAGAGATCCTCGTCTGTCAGCCAATATTATTTTGCCTTATTCTACTTTCGTTGGTATGAATGGAAGTGCTAATCAGACTTTCACGTCCCGATGGCCACATATTGAACAGTTGAATAATGTCTTTGATCTGCGAACAGATATAGAGAGTCAGTTTTATTATTTACCCAGAAAGTTTGTGTATGAAGGAGGAGCTCCTCCGATTCCTAACCGTACCTCCGGAGATATTGATTACCCTGTGATCCGTTATGCTGACGTATTGCTTTTATGGGCAGAAGCGCTTAATGAAAAAGGAGAAACCGGTACTGCAGCAGATAAGGTAAATGAAGTAAGAGCCAGAGCAGGAGTAGGATTGTTGAACAGCTCGGCTGCTACTACCGTTGCCGGAAAGGATGACTTAAGAGTTCGTATCCAGAATGAGCGACGCAGAGAGTTGTTTGCGGAAGGCGTAATCTACTTTGATGAGCTTCGTTGGAAAACGTTGAAAACTCAGGTATTTGCTTCTAAAAGCGGAAATAAACAACCCTGGGGAGCTGTAGTAAACCCTTATACATATCTGGGAGATCAGTTACTGGTATGGCCAATTCCTGAAACTGAAAGACAACGTAATACAGCGTTGACGCAAAATAACGGTTGGTAA